GCCCAGGCGCGCACGAGGATGCAATCCTTCGACGCCTCGCGCCCGGCCGAGGTCTCGAACGCCGTGACGTATGGAATCCGGACGTGGCGCAGCTCGACGCGATCGATCTTCATCGGTCCGGCATGGCGCCCGGCCCAGGGGTCGGCTGCGCGGCGGCCCACTCACGGATCGCGCGCCGCAGTAATTTGCCGCCGCTCGACCGCGGCAGGACTTCGACGAACCAGACCGACCGGGGCAGCTTGTATCGGGCCAGCCGCGCGGCACAAAACGTCCGCAGCTCTTCGGCCATCGCCGCCGCGCCGGGACGCAGGGTGACGGCGGCGCCGACCGCCTGTCCCCACGTGGCGTCCGGGATGCCGATCACGCCGGCGTCCGCCACCGCGGGATGCTCCCGCAGGACCGCTTCCACCTCGGCGGGGTAGACGTTCTCGCCGCCCGTCACGATCAGGTCGTCACGCCGATCGACGACGTAGAGGCATCCGTCGGCGTCGAGGTAGCCCAGATCGCCCGTGTTGAGCCATCCTCCGTGCAGCGCCCGGGCGGTCTCATCGGGGCGTCCGGCGTATCCCAGCATCACCGTCGGGCCGGCGACCAGGATCTCGCCGATCTCGTGCGCCGCAGCGGCGCGGCCGTCGGCGTCGATCCGGATCCGGGTGGGGAGCAGCGGGTGGCCCGCCGATCCCGGCTTCGACAGGGTCTCGTCCGGCGGGAGTGTGGCGACCTGCGAGGCCGCTTCGGTGAGCCCGTAGGTCCCGGCCACCGGCACCTTGAGGCGCCTGCAGGCGTCGAGGAGTCCGGCGGGCGCCGGTCCCCCGCCGAGGAGCACGCAGCGGAGCGACGGCGGAAACGGCCGCCCGTGGCGTGAGGCGAGCACGCGCTCGAGCATCGTCCCGACCATCGACGCCACCGTCACCGCGCCGCCGTCGATGTCACGATTGACCGCCGCGGGATCGAACGCGTCGTGCAGCACCATCGTGATGCCGTAGATCGCGCTGCGCCACACAATCGCCAGGCCGCCGACGTGCCAGAGGGGCAGCGGCGCCAGCCACCGGTCGTCGCCGTCGAGGCCCAGCCGCAGGGCCGATCCCAGCGCACTCCACCAATGGTTGCCGAAGCTGAGGAGCACCCCCTTGGGCCGTCCGGACGTGGCCGACGTGTAGACGATGCCCTGCACGGATGCGAGATCGACGTGCTCACGAAGCGGCACGTCCGCCTCGGGCAGCGCGTCCAGCTCGTGCACGACGGCCACGTGCTCCAACCGGGGCAGCCCCTCGGCCGCTTCGAGCGCCCGCGCCGCCGCCGCCGCATCGCTCACGAGCGTGCGGGGCGATGCGTCGGCCAGCTGCCAGCGGAGCTCGGGAACAGCCAGCCGGACATTGAGCGGGACGGCGACGGCGCCGAGCCGTGCGAGCGCGTGCGTCAGGGCGACGTACGCCGCGCTGTTCCTGAGCAGGAGCGCCACGCGATCCCCGTCGCGCACCCCCAGGGATGCAAGCCGCCGCGCCGTGCGGCGCGCCTGCCGATCCAGGTCGGCAAAGGTCCAGCGCACGTCGCCGGCGACCAGGGCGAGCCGGCCGGGGACGGCCCGCGCCTGGCAGGCGAGCCACTCCGGCATCGTGGCGGCCGGCCGCATCGGCCCGCTACGGATAGCGGGGAAATTCGGAGAATTTCGGCCGGCGCTTCTCGAGGTAGGCGTTGCGGCCCTCCTGCGCCTCCTCCGACAGGTAGTAGAGCAGCGTCGCGTCGCCCGCGAGTTGCTGGAGGCCGGCCAGTCCGTCGGTATCCGCGTTGAAGGCGGCCTTCAACACGCGGATCGCCATCGGGCTCTTTTCGAGGATTTCCTTCGCCCAGCGGACTGCCTCGGCCTCGAGTTGGTCCAGCGGGACGACCGTGTTGACGAGGCCCATTGCCAGGGCGTCCTGCGCGGAGTAGCGCCGGCAGAGGTACCAGATCTCGCGCGCCTTCTTGTGTCCGACGACCCGCGCGAGGTACCCTGCCCCGTAGCCCCCGTCGAAGCTGCCGACGCGCGGGCCGGTCTGCCCGAAGACGGCGTTGTCGGCCGCGATCGTGAGATCGCAGACCAGGTGCAGCACGTGCCCCCCGCCGATCGCGTACCCGGCGACGGCGGCGATCACGGGCTTCGGCAGCGTGCGGATCATGCGCTGGAGATCCAGCACGTTGAGGCGCGGGACCCCGTCCCCCCCGACGTACCCGGCGCTGCCGCGGATCCGTTGATCGCCGCCGGAGCAGAATGCCTCCGTGCCCGCGCCGGTCAGCAGGACGACGCCCACCGACCCGTCCTCGCGCGCGCGCGCGAACGCGTCCATCATCTCGGCGACGGTTTCGGGACGGAACGCGTTGCGGACTTCCGGCCGATTGATGGTGACCCTCGCGATGCCCTCCGCGCGCTCATAGAGGATGTCCGTATACTCACACACAGTCTGCCATTCGATCGCCATGCTCTCCCTCACCTCACAGGCTGGCCGGTGTGCGGATCGTCCACGGTCGCCAGAAACTCGAGGACGGCCTGCCGAAATGCCTCGGGCTGCTCGAGATGCACGGTATGCCCCGCCCCCGGGACGACGACGAGCCGCGCGTTGGGCATCCTCCGGCGCATCTCCCGCCCCAGCGCTGCGTAGCGTGTGTCCAGCGCGCCGGCGAGCACCAAGGCCGGCGGCGCGAGCGTCGGAAGGCGCGCCCAGAGGGACGGCTGCGCACCCTGCCCCAATCCCCGCAGGCTGTTGGCCAGGCCGCGCGCCGGATGCGCCAGGCGCTGCGCCCGAAGGGCGGCCCGCGCCCCGGCCGGCAGCCCGGCCTGGGCGGCGAAGAGGGGCAGGCGTTCCCAGCGGTCGACGAAGGCGGCGACGCCGTCCCGCTCGATCGCCTCGGCCAGCGCGGCATCCTGCTCGGTCCGTGCCGCGCGCTCGCCCGGGTCCATGATTCCGGGGGATGCGGACTCCAGGACCAGGGCCGTGAGCCGCTCGGCGGCTACGGTGGCCAGGAAGAGTGCCACGCGGCCACCCATCGAATATCCCAGCACCGCCGCCCTCGGCAGGCCGAGCCGGTCGAGGACGGCCAGGACGTCGTCGGTCGCGTGCTCGATGCGATACCGATCCGGATCGGCCGGTGCGTCCGATCCGCCGTGGCCGAGCATCTCGATCGCGACGGTGAAATACCGGGTCGATAGCGCCGGCAGGTGCGGCGCCCACCCGTCGATGCCTCCGGTGAACCCGTGCAGCAGGACGAGCGCCGGTCCCCGGCCGGCGGTCTCGACGTGGAGCGTCACGCCGTTGACGGCCAGATGCATTAGGACGCCTCGCCGGCGAGCACCCGCGGAAGGTCCGTCCGCACCGCCGTGCGGACGGCCGCAAAGACGTCCTCGTGGAGGGAGACGTTTCGGTCGCGCGCGGTGCAGAGTTCGACGATCGAGACGCCGGGACGGTCCTGGGCGGCGCGGATCCCGTCTCGAAACGCCGGCCACGTCTCGGCGCGGAGGAACGCGGCCTCGTAGAGCTGCGCCGCCGTGCGAAATTCGAGGGCAGTCGGCGTCCCGAACAAGGCCTCGAAGTAATCCGGATACGCGGCCGGGGGCAAGAACGAGAAGATGCCTCCGCCGTCGTTATTGAGCAGGACGACCGTCGCGTCCAGCCGATGGGCGCGCGCCGCGAGGAGGCCATTTTGGTCGTGATAGAAGGACAGATCGCCGAGCGCGAGCACGACCCGTCCGGGCGGGACCGCCGGATCGACCCGCGCGGATGCGGCCGCCGCGCCGAGCGCGCTCGAGACGAGGCCGTCGATTCCGCTCGCGCCGCGATTGCCCAGGACGCGGATCGCCCGGGACGCGCCCGCAAAGAATGTGTCGAGATCCCGGACCGGCATGCTGTTGCCGACGTACAGCGTGGTCCCGTCGGGCAGCAGCTCGGATAGTTCCGCGAAGGCCTTGCCTTCGAACGGCTCGTCCATCTCGTCCAGGCGGCGGCGAATCGCGGCCCGCGACGTCTCCGCGAGCCGCATCCACCGCCTCGCCCACGACGAGCCCTCCCGTCCTCGGGCCGTGCCGAGCTGCCCCGCCACCGCGTCGCACCACGGCCGCGGGTCGGCCCGCACCGTGTCCGACGTCACGTAGGCGGGATCGATCCAGCCGTCGCAGTCGACCAGAATCTGGCGCGCCCGCGCGTACCGCTCCACATACCGGAGCAGCGGTTTGGAAGCGGGCACGCCGCCGAGCCGGATGATGACCTCCGGCGCGAGGGCGTCCACCGCTTCGTCCACCCGGAGCAGCGCGTCGTAGCCATCGATCACCAGGCGGCGGTCGTGGCGGCCCGACCGCACCTGCGACAGCGGATCGGCGAGAACGGGAAAGCCCGTGGCCGCGGCCAGCCGGGACACGGCCGCGGGGAGGTCCGGATCGTACTGCGGGCCGGCGAGGATCACGCCCCGCGTCACGCGGGACAGCGACGCGCCGAGCGACTCGACGGCGCCCGGGTCCGCGGGCCTGGGCCCCGCGGCGGCGTAGGGCAGCCGCCCGGGCCGCCCTTCCCACGCGTCGGACGCGCGGGCGTCGGCCGGCGGCATCGCCGGATCGACGACGGGTACGAGCGGCTCTCGGAGGGGCACGTTCACGTGCACGGGACCGGCCGGCGCCTCCATCGCCGTCGCGGCCGCGCGGCAGGCCGTCGCCCGATAGTAGCGAAGCCGCGCGTCGGTGGCCTCCGGCGAGGCGACGTCGACGAACCACTTGACGTGGCTGCCGTACAGCCGCAGTTGATCGATCGTCTGGGGGGCGGCCGCATCGCGCAGCTCGCGCGGCCGGTCGGCCGTGAGCAGCACCAACGGCACCCGCCCGTAGCGCGCTTCGACGACCGCCGGGAACAGATTGGCCGCCGCGGTGCCGGACGTCGTGACGACGGCCACGGGCCGGCGCGACATCCGTGCCATACCCAGGGCAAAGAATCCCATGGAGCGCTCGTCGATGAACGTCCACACGCGCATCCCGGCGTGTCGCGCCCCGGAGATGGCCAGGGGCGCCGAGCGCGAGCCGGGAGCGAGGCAGAGCGACGTGACACCGCTCCGTACCAATTCGTCGATCAGCGCGCCGACGCACGCGTAGGTGGCGTTCTCGGGCGGCGAAGACGGCACGCCTATGCCCCGGACAGGGCCGAGAGGAGCGGCCGCAACTTCCAGTCCGACTCCGCGAACTCTTGATCCGGCTCCGAGTCCGCGACGATGCCGCAGCCCGCAAACAGCCGCGCTCCGTCCGCCTCGATGAGCGCCGAACGAATCGCCACGG
This is a stretch of genomic DNA from bacterium. It encodes these proteins:
- the menE gene encoding o-succinylbenzoate--CoA ligase → MRPAATMPEWLACQARAVPGRLALVAGDVRWTFADLDRQARRTARRLASLGVRDGDRVALLLRNSAAYVALTHALARLGAVAVPLNVRLAVPELRWQLADASPRTLVSDAAAAARALEAAEGLPRLEHVAVVHELDALPEADVPLREHVDLASVQGIVYTSATSGRPKGVLLSFGNHWWSALGSALRLGLDGDDRWLAPLPLWHVGGLAIVWRSAIYGITMVLHDAFDPAAVNRDIDGGAVTVASMVGTMLERVLASRHGRPFPPSLRCVLLGGGPAPAGLLDACRRLKVPVAGTYGLTEAASQVATLPPDETLSKPGSAGHPLLPTRIRIDADGRAAAAHEIGEILVAGPTVMLGYAGRPDETARALHGGWLNTGDLGYLDADGCLYVVDRRDDLIVTGGENVYPAEVEAVLREHPAVADAGVIGIPDATWGQAVGAAVTLRPGAAAMAEELRTFCAARLARYKLPRSVWFVEVLPRSSGGKLLRRAIREWAAAQPTPGPGAMPDR
- the menB gene encoding 1,4-dihydroxy-2-naphthoyl-CoA synthase, with translation MAIEWQTVCEYTDILYERAEGIARVTINRPEVRNAFRPETVAEMMDAFARAREDGSVGVVLLTGAGTEAFCSGGDQRIRGSAGYVGGDGVPRLNVLDLQRMIRTLPKPVIAAVAGYAIGGGHVLHLVCDLTIAADNAVFGQTGPRVGSFDGGYGAGYLARVVGHKKAREIWYLCRRYSAQDALAMGLVNTVVPLDQLEAEAVRWAKEILEKSPMAIRVLKAAFNADTDGLAGLQQLAGDATLLYYLSEEAQEGRNAYLEKRRPKFSEFPRYP
- the menH gene encoding 2-succinyl-6-hydroxy-2,4-cyclohexadiene-1-carboxylate synthase; this translates as MHLAVNGVTLHVETAGRGPALVLLHGFTGGIDGWAPHLPALSTRYFTVAIEMLGHGGSDAPADPDRYRIEHATDDVLAVLDRLGLPRAAVLGYSMGGRVALFLATVAAERLTALVLESASPGIMDPGERAARTEQDAALAEAIERDGVAAFVDRWERLPLFAAQAGLPAGARAALRAQRLAHPARGLANSLRGLGQGAQPSLWARLPTLAPPALVLAGALDTRYAALGREMRRRMPNARLVVVPGAGHTVHLEQPEAFRQAVLEFLATVDDPHTGQPVR
- the menD gene encoding 2-succinyl-5-enolpyruvyl-6-hydroxy-3-cyclohexene-1-carboxylic-acid synthase, producing the protein MPSSPPENATYACVGALIDELVRSGVTSLCLAPGSRSAPLAISGARHAGMRVWTFIDERSMGFFALGMARMSRRPVAVVTTSGTAAANLFPAVVEARYGRVPLVLLTADRPRELRDAAAPQTIDQLRLYGSHVKWFVDVASPEATDARLRYYRATACRAAATAMEAPAGPVHVNVPLREPLVPVVDPAMPPADARASDAWEGRPGRLPYAAAGPRPADPGAVESLGASLSRVTRGVILAGPQYDPDLPAAVSRLAAATGFPVLADPLSQVRSGRHDRRLVIDGYDALLRVDEAVDALAPEVIIRLGGVPASKPLLRYVERYARARQILVDCDGWIDPAYVTSDTVRADPRPWCDAVAGQLGTARGREGSSWARRWMRLAETSRAAIRRRLDEMDEPFEGKAFAELSELLPDGTTLYVGNSMPVRDLDTFFAGASRAIRVLGNRGASGIDGLVSSALGAAAASARVDPAVPPGRVVLALGDLSFYHDQNGLLAARAHRLDATVVLLNNDGGGIFSFLPPAAYPDYFEALFGTPTALEFRTAAQLYEAAFLRAETWPAFRDGIRAAQDRPGVSIVELCTARDRNVSLHEDVFAAVRTAVRTDLPRVLAGEAS